The following proteins come from a genomic window of Mycobacterium sp. DL:
- a CDS encoding CPBP family intramembrane glutamic endopeptidase, with translation MSKSSDADAAVALSENSQTRTLIGTAVVATGVGIYVVAALTVAVIGEGQIRFTADSADSIPMWHPWLAAVVGVGLILMTPTTGPVRGRAAPAKRVRLEALVLLALAVTFTFALTLLGPDEPNYTALKLGLLLLGPLLLFAVCRRFGAASRRSALPASPGPGEVADKRSPWWPLVPAVGWTVTYLALSPTHPGTSFQVDPLTVIAMVLIGFLLNSVVEEFFYRRWLQTRWEGVLGGVWPAIIVSSLTWASWHIAIQGTGDWVVDLANVVANQGVTGLFLGLVWQRHRAMWPLLLVHGLMNANPLALF, from the coding sequence GTGTCCAAGTCCTCCGACGCCGATGCCGCTGTCGCGCTCAGCGAGAACAGTCAGACTCGAACCTTGATCGGCACCGCCGTGGTCGCAACCGGCGTCGGCATCTATGTCGTCGCCGCGCTCACCGTGGCCGTCATCGGCGAGGGGCAGATCCGGTTCACGGCTGACTCCGCAGACTCGATCCCGATGTGGCATCCGTGGCTGGCCGCGGTTGTAGGTGTCGGGCTGATTCTGATGACACCCACCACCGGGCCTGTTCGCGGGCGCGCTGCACCGGCCAAGCGGGTGCGGTTGGAAGCCCTGGTCCTGCTCGCGCTGGCCGTGACATTCACGTTCGCGTTGACGCTGCTCGGACCGGACGAGCCGAACTACACGGCGCTCAAGCTGGGGTTGCTCCTGCTCGGTCCGCTGCTGCTGTTCGCGGTGTGCCGACGGTTCGGGGCGGCCAGCAGACGTAGTGCACTCCCCGCATCGCCGGGACCCGGTGAGGTCGCCGACAAGCGGAGCCCCTGGTGGCCGCTGGTACCGGCAGTGGGCTGGACCGTTACGTACCTGGCCCTCTCGCCCACGCATCCTGGGACCAGCTTCCAAGTTGACCCGCTGACCGTGATCGCGATGGTGCTCATCGGATTCCTGCTCAACTCCGTGGTGGAGGAGTTCTTCTACCGGCGGTGGCTACAGACTCGATGGGAGGGCGTTCTCGGCGGAGTGTGGCCGGCAATCATCGTCAGCTCATTGACCTGGGCATCCTGGCACATCGCCATTCAAGGGACCGGCGATTGGGTCGTGGACCTCGCGAATGTCGTTGCCAACCAGGGAGTTACAGGACTCTTTCTCGGGCTCGTGTGGCAGCGGCATCGCGCGATGTGGCCGCTGCTGCTTGTGCACGGGCTGATGAACGCCAACCCGCTCGCACTGTTCTGA
- a CDS encoding TetR/AcrR family transcriptional regulator, which translates to MSEPTKQSTRDKILIAAATMLGEDPTSRLSVRAVAARAGVSAGSLRHFFPTQQALIDTVIAGLYDLDIPDDPMQDTTSDPGDRLVACLQLLLSQVGTGERAREHWRAVHDAYVASPPSADATHAFLALERLNVDYIARWLSTLRDEGALAPGDLDVKARFLSTVVNGLAFERALPGDRERLAFEVHTLRTAADSVLQRRM; encoded by the coding sequence ATGAGCGAGCCGACGAAACAGAGCACGCGGGACAAGATCCTGATCGCCGCGGCGACCATGCTCGGCGAGGATCCGACCTCCCGGCTGAGCGTGCGCGCCGTCGCCGCGCGCGCCGGGGTCAGTGCTGGCTCGCTACGCCACTTCTTCCCAACTCAGCAGGCGCTGATCGACACCGTGATCGCCGGGCTCTACGACCTCGACATCCCCGACGACCCGATGCAAGACACCACCAGCGACCCGGGCGACCGTCTTGTGGCCTGCCTGCAGCTGCTGCTGTCGCAGGTGGGTACGGGCGAGCGGGCACGCGAGCATTGGCGCGCAGTACACGACGCGTACGTCGCATCGCCACCGTCCGCGGATGCCACCCATGCCTTCCTCGCGCTCGAACGCCTCAACGTGGACTACATCGCGCGCTGGCTCAGCACCTTGCGCGACGAGGGAGCGCTTGCGCCCGGCGATTTGGATGTGAAGGCGCGGTTCTTGAGCACCGTGGTCAACGGACTTGCATTCGAGCGCGCCCTCCCAGGCGACCGTGAGCGCCTTGCCTTCGAGGTACATACCCTTCGCACTGCCGCTGACAGCGTCCTGCAGCGCAGAATGTGA